The following proteins come from a genomic window of Paroceanicella profunda:
- a CDS encoding LacI family DNA-binding transcriptional regulator, whose amino-acid sequence MRKPTLHDVARAAGVSYATADRVLNARGGVAAKSEARVRAAIEALGYTRDVHAANLSRRRLYRFRFLLPDGDHSFFRALRAAVLAEAGARAGDRVRITLSEVPAFDAEALADALERVDPEACDGLAIVASGSARVSAAIAGLRAGGVAVVTLVSDAPGAERDAYVGIDNLVAGRTAARLMRLGHTGRSGLVLPVVGARAAQDHAERLAGLEQSLSGAPGLALLPVVEAFDSPSRMRALVGAALAREPGISGIYSMGAGNRGLVEALRALGRPRPLVVLHELVPHAREALEAGLVDAVIDQKPVQEVAAALDILRALADGRPAPAGRGAITPAIYLPENLPANLPANLPACPARAEEDNNTTRTGGAA is encoded by the coding sequence ATGCGCAAGCCCACTCTTCATGACGTGGCGCGGGCAGCGGGCGTGAGCTATGCCACCGCCGACCGGGTGCTGAACGCCCGCGGCGGGGTGGCGGCCAAGTCCGAGGCGCGGGTGCGCGCGGCGATCGAGGCGCTCGGCTACACGCGTGACGTGCATGCCGCGAACCTCTCGCGCCGGCGGCTGTACCGGTTCCGCTTCCTGCTGCCCGACGGCGACCACAGCTTCTTCCGCGCCCTGCGCGCCGCGGTGCTGGCCGAGGCCGGCGCGCGGGCGGGCGACCGGGTGCGCATCACTCTCAGCGAGGTGCCGGCCTTCGACGCCGAGGCGCTGGCCGACGCGCTGGAGCGGGTGGACCCGGAAGCCTGCGACGGGCTTGCCATCGTGGCGAGCGGCAGTGCGCGGGTGAGCGCGGCCATCGCCGGCCTGCGCGCCGGCGGCGTGGCGGTGGTGACGCTGGTCTCCGACGCGCCGGGGGCGGAGCGCGACGCCTATGTGGGCATCGACAACCTGGTGGCCGGGCGCACCGCCGCGCGGCTCATGCGGCTGGGGCACACCGGGCGCTCCGGCCTCGTGCTGCCGGTGGTGGGCGCGCGCGCCGCACAGGACCATGCCGAGCGGCTGGCCGGGCTGGAGCAGAGCCTTTCCGGCGCGCCGGGCCTTGCCCTGCTGCCGGTGGTGGAGGCGTTCGACAGCCCCTCGCGCATGCGCGCGCTGGTGGGTGCTGCGCTGGCGCGGGAGCCGGGCATCAGCGGCATCTACAGCATGGGCGCGGGCAACCGCGGGCTGGTGGAGGCGCTGCGCGCACTCGGGCGGCCACGGCCGCTCGTGGTGCTGCACGAGCTGGTGCCCCATGCCCGCGAGGCGCTGGAGGCCGGGCTGGTGGACGCGGTGATCGACCAGAAGCCGGTGCAGGAGGTGGCCGCGGCCCTCGACATCCTGCGCGCGCTGGCCGACGGGCGGCCGGCCCCGGCCGGGAGGGGCGCGATCACCCCGGCGATCTACCTGCCAGAGAATCTTCCGGCGAACCTGCCGGCGAACCTGCCCGCCTGCCCGGCGCGGGCCGAAGAAGACAACAATACCACCAGAACGGGAGGAGCCGCCTGA